A region from the Thermoplasmatales archaeon genome encodes:
- a CDS encoding protoheme IX farnesyltransferase, whose amino-acid sequence MNLITDWQSSRKMNHGRVITYFIYTKPKVWGLLVFVAAIGAFLALNETRSGSISLLILSIGAVALGSAGAESITNYIDYDIDSIMQRTNQRPLVTGAIPRLRGLSFGLILASLSIILLIVFGRFYASLFMITGILDNVLVYSYFLKRRTPWSVILGGFSGGFPVLVGWFTVSDLFSPIPWFLFTLVVVWIPIHIWSLAYRYKEDYARANIPMLPVVFSDSTTATCISFSAVLLVLFAVLPYFFGVESNYYLISVLSFSVPLVYYSLDFIGNPSRKSSFALFKYSSPYLAVVFILFLLFKTI is encoded by the coding sequence ATGAATTTAATTACAGATTGGCAATCTTCGAGGAAGATGAACCACGGGCGAGTTATAACCTATTTTATTTATACAAAACCAAAGGTCTGGGGACTCCTCGTTTTCGTAGCAGCCATAGGTGCATTCCTTGCATTAAATGAAACCCGTTCTGGAAGCATATCCCTTTTAATTCTGTCCATTGGCGCAGTAGCACTGGGTTCAGCCGGCGCAGAAAGTATCACGAATTATATAGACTATGATATTGATTCCATAATGCAGAGGACAAACCAGAGGCCGCTTGTCACTGGAGCCATTCCACGGCTTCGAGGTCTCTCTTTCGGGTTGATACTTGCGTCGTTATCAATAATTTTACTCATTGTTTTTGGAAGGTTTTATGCAAGCTTATTCATGATTACTGGAATCCTGGATAATGTTCTTGTTTACAGTTATTTTCTCAAGCGCAGGACTCCATGGAGCGTCATACTCGGTGGGTTCTCTGGAGGTTTTCCTGTGTTAGTTGGATGGTTCACAGTATCGGATCTCTTTTCCCCCATTCCATGGTTTCTATTCACGCTTGTTGTTGTCTGGATCCCCATACATATATGGAGCCTAGCCTACCGATATAAGGAAGATTACGCTCGTGCAAACATTCCCATGCTTCCTGTTGTATTCAGCGACAGCACTACTGCAACATGCATTTCATTTTCTGCAGTCCTGCTTGTATTATTTGCCGTTCTCCCGTATTTCTTCGGTGTGGAATCCAATTACTATCTTATATCGGTATTATCCTTTTCAGTTCCATTAGTATATTATTCCTTAGACTTTATCGGTAATCCGAGCAGGAAAAGCTCCTTCGCGTTATTCAAGTATTCAAGCCCTTACCTGGCGGTTGTGTTCATCTTATTCCTACTATTCAAGACAATATAG
- a CDS encoding putative transposase → MILTYKINHGSDFSKELERAKQIAEFAIKTKSISSKDVRQFGLKSVISNQILRKYSRSQRAKDVRSVKLTLPNQGIHFNHEDRTITIPSLKLTLSYHFRNDFVKINQVELDGEFAYISVTVPENALIEPKGYLGVDRNTTAHIAVVANPLNGKVMKLGKKAEHTHGKYKNIRKNLQKKRKYGKVKETKDKENRIVKDINHKVSKKIVQEAKNNGMGIKLEYLKGIRNAKSGRNFRYSLNSWSFYRLEQMIEYKARLLGVPVEHVDPHNTSKECSRCGLVGHRSGKSFKCPDCGHVDHADANASFNIALRPVFEEGMDRLHADRDACKGSTDTHREATL, encoded by the coding sequence ATGATTCTCACATATAAGATCAATCACGGCAGTGATTTCTCGAAAGAATTAGAAAGGGCTAAGCAGATTGCAGAGTTTGCCATAAAAACTAAGTCCATTTCATCTAAGGATGTCAGGCAATTTGGCCTTAAATCAGTAATATCAAACCAGATACTCAGGAAATATTCCAGAAGCCAGAGAGCAAAGGATGTCCGTAGTGTAAAATTAACATTGCCCAATCAGGGAATACATTTTAACCATGAAGACAGGACCATAACCATACCTTCTTTGAAACTCACCTTAAGCTACCATTTCAGGAATGATTTCGTAAAGATTAACCAGGTTGAACTCGATGGTGAATTTGCATACATATCTGTGACCGTACCTGAAAACGCATTGATCGAACCGAAGGGATATCTCGGAGTAGATAGGAATACAACGGCACACATTGCCGTTGTCGCAAATCCCCTAAACGGAAAGGTCATGAAGCTCGGGAAGAAGGCGGAACACACCCACGGGAAATACAAGAATATCAGGAAAAATCTCCAGAAGAAGCGAAAATACGGGAAGGTGAAAGAAACAAAGGATAAAGAAAACAGGATTGTAAAGGACATAAACCACAAAGTATCGAAGAAGATAGTGCAGGAAGCGAAGAATAATGGGATGGGAATCAAGCTCGAATATCTAAAAGGAATAAGGAATGCAAAGTCGGGCAGAAATTTCAGGTACTCCCTGAATAGCTGGTCATTCTATCGTCTCGAACAGATGATAGAATACAAGGCCAGACTACTTGGAGTTCCCGTGGAACATGTTGATCCGCACAACACTTCAAAGGAGTGTTCAAGATGCGGACTCGTAGGCCACCGTTCAGGAAAGAGTTTTAAGTGTCCCGATTGCGGGCACGTTGATCATGCCGATGCCAATGCTTCGTTCAACATAGCATTGCGTCCGGTATTTGAGGAAGGCATGGATCGATTGCATGCAGACAGGGATGCATGCAAGGGGAGCACTGATACCCACAGAGAGGCAACGTTATGA
- a CDS encoding 30S ribosomal protein S13 has translation MSDTEKTNQDSFLYIVRIANRDLDGERSVYLALSDLKGIGHRLASIIVNTLDLPKDKRIGDLSEEQIEKLREYVEEKEYDDIPDWALNHRREIVSGKNLNLVSNDLEIQVQDDTNAMKKMRSYKGVRHEKGHKVRGQRTRSNGRRGLAIGVVKSKEGPQQ, from the coding sequence ATGAGTGATACTGAAAAAACGAATCAGGATAGTTTCCTGTACATAGTTAGGATAGCTAACCGTGATCTAGACGGCGAGAGGTCGGTTTACCTTGCTCTCTCGGACCTTAAGGGAATCGGTCACAGGCTCGCTAGCATTATAGTAAATACATTGGATCTTCCAAAGGATAAGCGTATAGGGGATCTTTCCGAGGAACAGATTGAAAAGTTGAGGGAGTATGTCGAGGAGAAAGAATACGATGACATTCCCGACTGGGCGCTGAACCACAGACGAGAGATAGTTTCAGGTAAGAACCTGAACCTGGTTTCAAATGATCTCGAGATCCAGGTGCAGGATGACACAAACGCGATGAAGAAGATGCGTTCCTACAAAGGCGTAAGACATGAGAAGGGTCATAAAGTTAGAGGTCAGAGAACCAGGTCCAATGGAAGAAGAGGACTTGCCATTGGGGTTGTAAAGAGCAAAGAAGGTCCGCAACAGTAA
- a CDS encoding Transposase, producing MEDWVREIVDEERKKRNIPLEAKLLNGNYYLYRSTSRYDRAGRKAVKVSEYIGRITRAGVSEKARETRSIYEYGNSALLYSLSADLIARLQKHFPDRWQDLYALSMVRLMEPVPLKSVKDRWEKLYVSREMEAHLSPNTLTGILRDTGSDEGAQMDLFQSLITESKKLAFDLSSIFSRSENLNMAAKGHNADHIYLPQINMALAFDLDQYRPVFLKSLEGSVRDVKSLRKVLEEIQFDGILVLDTGFSSQDLAEIMSSEMKFIMPLRRNQEMIDYTMEMRSSFVYRDRGIRSGFLNRDSYRIYMFQDQMLMAEESSTFIKMIAEKKRTQKEFDSESIRFGKISILSNVRDDPETIYNLYKQREEIEQAFDAMKNELENDKAYLGDDDSLRGYFFVSFLSLYLYYSVFMLIRAADLTGKLSVKDVLLKFSKVYRIVRGNRETLSEIPSSVEKIDSSLGTNIFPKKLRS from the coding sequence GTGGAAGACTGGGTCAGGGAAATAGTGGATGAGGAGAGGAAGAAAAGGAACATTCCACTGGAGGCAAAGCTGCTCAACGGGAACTATTACCTTTATCGTTCCACATCACGATATGATCGTGCCGGCAGGAAAGCAGTCAAGGTCTCTGAATACATAGGAAGGATCACCAGGGCAGGAGTATCCGAAAAGGCAAGGGAGACCAGATCAATATACGAATACGGCAATTCAGCCTTGCTATATTCTTTATCTGCAGATCTTATTGCAAGACTGCAGAAACATTTCCCTGACAGGTGGCAAGATCTGTATGCCCTATCCATGGTAAGGCTCATGGAACCGGTTCCCCTCAAATCCGTAAAGGATCGGTGGGAGAAGCTTTATGTTTCAAGGGAGATGGAAGCTCACTTATCACCGAACACTCTCACCGGCATTCTCAGGGATACCGGATCTGATGAGGGTGCACAGATGGATCTTTTCCAGTCCCTTATAACAGAATCGAAGAAGCTTGCCTTCGACCTGTCAAGCATATTCTCCAGATCAGAGAACCTCAATATGGCAGCGAAAGGGCACAATGCCGATCACATATACCTGCCGCAGATAAACATGGCACTGGCATTCGATCTCGATCAATACCGGCCTGTTTTCCTCAAGTCGCTGGAGGGATCGGTGAGGGATGTGAAGTCGCTGAGGAAGGTGCTTGAAGAGATCCAGTTCGATGGCATCCTCGTGCTTGATACAGGATTCTCGTCACAGGATCTGGCGGAGATCATGTCATCCGAAATGAAGTTCATCATGCCACTGCGCAGGAACCAGGAGATGATTGACTATACCATGGAGATGCGATCAAGCTTCGTCTACAGGGACAGGGGAATCAGGTCGGGCTTCCTGAATCGCGATAGTTACAGGATATACATGTTCCAGGACCAGATGCTCATGGCCGAAGAATCCTCAACGTTCATAAAGATGATTGCAGAGAAGAAGAGGACACAGAAGGAATTTGATTCCGAATCCATCAGGTTCGGGAAGATATCCATCCTGTCCAATGTAAGGGATGATCCGGAAACCATATACAATCTATACAAGCAGCGTGAAGAGATCGAGCAGGCATTCGACGCCATGAAAAACGAACTTGAAAATGACAAGGCATACCTGGGTGACGATGATTCTCTCAGGGGATATTTCTTCGTATCTTTCCTGTCACTGTATCTGTATTACAGCGTATTTATGCTGATCAGGGCTGCTGATCTCACCGGTAAATTGTCGGTAAAGGATGTCCTGCTGAAATTCTCAAAGGTATACAGGATAGTCCGGGGAAACAGGGAAACACTGAGCGAAATACCCTCAAGCGTTGAAAAGATAGACAGCAGCCTTGGGACAAATATATTCCCTAAAAAATTGCGGAGTTAA
- a CDS encoding putative integral membrane protein produces the protein MLLWIIIAVLFVHIFSAIFFIGGSFFIWFIVWPVSYKLTEDETYRTRIVGLIGRLFGYYTNALVIVLVGTGIFLGYEYLPRLSDLETTTGGQILLEKSIIVAIMLILMYANNIYHGKKIMRLSEEKKYDEMERIRRITHVASFVTMGLMIVITILAVSLQFYVP, from the coding sequence ATGCTTCTTTGGATAATCATAGCTGTGCTGTTCGTCCATATTTTCTCCGCTATCTTCTTCATCGGCGGTTCATTTTTCATATGGTTCATTGTTTGGCCTGTTTCGTATAAACTCACGGAGGATGAAACATACAGGACAAGGATTGTAGGGCTCATTGGAAGATTGTTCGGGTATTACACCAATGCACTTGTGATAGTCCTCGTTGGAACCGGCATATTTCTCGGGTATGAGTATCTGCCAAGACTGTCGGATCTTGAGACCACGACCGGAGGGCAGATTTTGCTTGAAAAATCTATAATAGTGGCCATAATGCTAATACTGATGTATGCAAACAATATCTATCACGGCAAGAAGATAATGCGCCTTAGCGAGGAGAAGAAGTACGATGAGATGGAGAGAATCAGGAGAATCACCCACGTTGCATCTTTTGTCACGATGGGGCTTATGATCGTAATAACCATCCTGGCGGTTTCTCTACAGTTCTACGTTCCATGA
- a CDS encoding putative RNA-processing protein, which yields MEIGSVRLPKERIPIIIGKEGLTKKGLEHLGDVRISVDSVDGSVSIDQRGDALKANLAVNAIQAIARGFNPEIAKTLFDDYMQLIIIPLREFAKPGSRRIEEIKGRIIGRDGKTRKVIEDLTSTKISVYGDTVSIIGDYVSVQYSREAISMIIAGKKHRSVYQYLEKRVKEIKFRKIEETFG from the coding sequence TTGGAAATAGGATCTGTAAGGCTGCCAAAGGAGCGGATACCCATCATTATAGGCAAGGAGGGACTGACTAAGAAAGGTCTGGAGCATCTTGGCGATGTCAGGATATCCGTCGACTCAGTCGATGGCAGCGTCTCCATAGACCAGAGGGGAGATGCACTGAAGGCAAATCTGGCAGTGAATGCGATACAGGCAATAGCAAGGGGGTTCAACCCTGAAATCGCCAAGACCCTTTTCGATGACTACATGCAACTTATAATTATACCGCTCAGGGAATTTGCAAAGCCCGGTTCCAGGAGAATTGAAGAGATAAAGGGAAGAATTATAGGCAGAGATGGAAAGACAAGAAAAGTGATAGAAGACCTCACTTCTACAAAAATTTCTGTATACGGTGATACGGTCTCCATAATCGGCGATTATGTGTCGGTTCAGTATTCAAGGGAGGCTATTAGCATGATAATTGCCGGGAAAAAGCACAGATCGGTTTACCAGTACCTTGAAAAGAGAGTAAAGGAGATCAAATTCCGGAAGATCGAGGAGACTTTTGGATAG
- the hemL_2 gene encoding Glutamate-1-semialdehyde 2,1-aminomutase, giving the protein MNSETLFRESSSIFPGGVNSPVRYYDPFPVFFRRGSGSRLEDYEGRKYIDYSLGFGAMILGHANPEVVKGLQERIGDGYLFGTPTEDELNLAKIIKGSSRTIKKMRFTNSGTEATMHAMRLSRAYTKKKKILKMEGCFHGAHDYALIKSGSGTLTFGVPSSPGIPEEVSKTVIVADYNDLDSVKKTLESNRNETAAIIVEPVMGNVGVIKPADGFLKGLRELATEHDALLIFDEVITGYRFAFSPYQDLARVEPDLTTLGKVIGGGAPIGLFGGRSDIMDMISPSGPVYQSGTFSGNPLSMASGLQTMQILKNSDYGRLSRNTEKIVNALDSSMQTLNINGAINSMGSMYQVFFGIRNADNYKEVMTADRGFFKRYFRHMLDNGIYLPPSMFETNFMSFAHDSHDIEFTISNMEESLKHARDNAGN; this is encoded by the coding sequence ATGAATTCCGAAACACTTTTCAGGGAATCTTCAAGCATTTTCCCTGGAGGGGTGAACTCTCCAGTAAGGTACTACGATCCATTTCCAGTCTTTTTCAGGAGAGGAAGTGGTTCCAGACTTGAGGACTATGAAGGCAGAAAATATATTGACTACAGCCTGGGGTTTGGAGCAATGATCCTCGGACATGCCAATCCGGAAGTGGTAAAGGGATTGCAGGAGAGAATCGGAGACGGGTACCTTTTCGGCACGCCCACCGAGGACGAGTTAAACCTTGCCAAAATCATAAAGGGAAGTTCACGCACCATAAAGAAAATGAGGTTCACCAATTCTGGAACAGAGGCAACCATGCATGCCATGAGGCTAAGCAGGGCGTACACTAAGAAGAAGAAAATTCTCAAGATGGAGGGTTGCTTCCACGGGGCACACGACTATGCCCTAATCAAATCTGGCAGTGGAACTCTCACGTTCGGCGTCCCGTCTTCACCAGGAATACCAGAAGAGGTCTCAAAAACCGTAATAGTGGCCGACTATAACGATCTCGACTCTGTAAAGAAGACCCTTGAGAGCAACCGCAACGAAACTGCCGCCATCATAGTGGAACCTGTAATGGGAAATGTTGGAGTGATAAAACCTGCAGACGGCTTCCTTAAAGGACTGAGGGAACTGGCAACAGAGCACGATGCACTCCTGATCTTCGATGAGGTCATTACAGGTTACAGGTTCGCCTTCTCACCATACCAGGATCTTGCAAGGGTTGAGCCGGATCTTACCACGCTTGGAAAAGTCATTGGTGGCGGTGCTCCTATTGGCCTCTTTGGAGGTAGGAGTGACATCATGGATATGATATCCCCATCAGGACCGGTTTACCAGAGCGGTACATTTTCCGGAAACCCGCTTTCTATGGCTTCCGGCCTGCAGACCATGCAAATACTGAAAAATAGCGATTACGGGAGATTATCGAGAAACACAGAAAAAATTGTCAACGCACTGGATTCAAGTATGCAAACATTAAATATAAACGGCGCAATAAATTCTATGGGATCAATGTATCAAGTCTTCTTCGGAATCAGGAATGCGGATAACTACAAGGAAGTTATGACTGCCGACAGGGGATTTTTCAAGAGATATTTCAGGCACATGCTAGACAACGGGATTTATCTCCCACCCAGCATGTTCGAGACCAATTTCATGAGTTTCGCACACGACAGCCATGACATAGAGTTTACGATATCAAATATGGAGGAATCACTGAAACATGCAAGAGATAACGCTGGGAACTAG
- a CDS encoding HmaS11 gives MNKTGVAHIFASQNNTIILVTDTTGAETLAKATGGMVVKNDRDESSPYAAMKAADLVAEKLREKEVTELIIKVRAPGGNKSKIPGPGAQSAIRALSRAGFRILRIEEVTPVPHDGTKKKGGKRGRRV, from the coding sequence ATGAATAAAACAGGAGTAGCCCATATATTTGCCTCACAGAATAATACTATAATTCTTGTCACGGACACAACTGGTGCTGAAACTCTGGCAAAGGCAACTGGCGGCATGGTTGTAAAGAACGACAGGGATGAATCCAGTCCTTACGCTGCAATGAAGGCAGCGGATCTTGTTGCCGAAAAGCTGCGTGAGAAAGAGGTTACTGAACTCATAATCAAGGTCAGAGCCCCGGGGGGGAATAAGTCAAAGATTCCAGGTCCAGGAGCACAATCAGCCATAAGAGCTCTATCCAGGGCAGGATTCAGGATACTCAGAATTGAAGAAGTTACCCCGGTTCCGCATGATGGGACAAAGAAGAAGGGAGGAAAAAGAGGCAGGAGAGTCTGA
- a CDS encoding uroporphyrinogen-III synthase → MTGKKLILISTRPSVKDSGFREAGCLEIINIPVTETVTYPYSSSLKEDIMEFQPSALVFTSSFGVMQFHLLYPDVLETFHGSTFAIGNKTAEAIGKTGFTAVVPERKDSRGLASLIISNTKGTGNIALIRSRNADSILFDSLNKAGFKVRDYAIYEVSESTDARKITAAIKEPGVSGIILTSPMEASIVAKLTGPELRLVPIYAIGLTTRTKLNDLGFTVCEPLGESHFEDLVRKISDRLCR, encoded by the coding sequence ATGACTGGTAAGAAACTGATCCTGATCTCTACGCGCCCCAGCGTAAAGGATTCTGGTTTCCGAGAAGCAGGTTGCCTGGAAATAATAAATATACCGGTGACGGAAACCGTAACATATCCATACAGCAGTTCGCTGAAAGAGGATATAATGGAATTTCAGCCCAGTGCTCTTGTCTTCACGAGTTCCTTTGGCGTAATGCAGTTTCATCTGCTGTATCCGGACGTCCTAGAAACTTTCCATGGCAGCACTTTTGCAATAGGAAATAAGACTGCCGAAGCTATTGGAAAGACGGGCTTTACAGCAGTGGTACCTGAGAGGAAGGATTCTCGGGGACTGGCAAGCCTGATAATCAGTAATACTAAAGGTACAGGAAATATCGCATTAATAAGAAGCAGGAATGCCGACTCAATCCTCTTCGATTCGTTGAACAAGGCAGGATTTAAGGTGAGAGACTACGCAATCTACGAGGTTTCCGAAAGCACGGATGCCAGAAAAATTACTGCTGCTATCAAGGAACCTGGGGTATCAGGAATCATCCTTACGTCGCCAATGGAAGCCTCGATTGTTGCAAAACTTACCGGACCTGAACTCAGGCTGGTACCGATTTATGCAATCGGCCTCACCACGCGGACTAAGCTGAATGATCTCGGTTTCACTGTTTGTGAGCCACTCGGAGAATCACACTTCGAGGATCTCGTGAGAAAAATAAGCGACAGGTTGTGCCGCTGA
- a CDS encoding porphobilinogen deaminase, with product MQEITLGTRPSKLALVQTDLVRARLSELGYAPKIVEHLTTGDRNREDAIYRLKGIGVFVRELNKMVLDGHVDCAVHSAKDLPAKLADGLEISAVLQREDPGDSLIADKSLDSLPYGAKIGTSSIRRTAELRSRRFDLVVKNIRGNIDTRISKYKSGEYDGILVATAAIKRLGISDKNFPLPDDIFVPAPNQGIIAVVSAKGGDASEILSKIDHAETRRNMEIERSVMQKLNLGCSSPVGIISKTVDDYNFVLSRFYSMDLINHVDFRGVITSNADLDAYLDSIKNEIPKNFGYGVLGV from the coding sequence ATGCAAGAGATAACGCTGGGAACTAGACCGAGTAAACTGGCTCTTGTTCAGACTGACCTAGTGAGAGCCCGACTATCAGAATTGGGATATGCCCCAAAAATAGTTGAGCATCTTACAACAGGGGACAGGAACAGGGAGGATGCCATATACAGGCTGAAAGGAATCGGCGTCTTCGTCAGGGAACTGAATAAGATGGTTCTTGATGGACATGTGGACTGTGCGGTCCACAGTGCCAAGGACCTCCCTGCCAAGCTCGCAGACGGGCTGGAAATATCAGCAGTTCTTCAGCGGGAGGACCCCGGAGATTCACTCATAGCGGATAAGTCGCTGGACTCACTTCCCTATGGCGCAAAGATCGGGACCTCAAGCATAAGGAGGACAGCAGAACTGAGGAGCCGCAGGTTTGACCTGGTCGTGAAGAACATAAGAGGTAATATAGATACTAGAATCTCAAAATATAAGAGCGGAGAATATGATGGCATCCTGGTTGCTACCGCTGCCATAAAGAGACTGGGTATATCTGACAAGAATTTTCCGCTTCCGGATGATATTTTTGTGCCCGCACCGAACCAGGGTATTATAGCAGTGGTTTCTGCAAAGGGTGGAGACGCTTCAGAGATACTTTCGAAGATAGATCACGCTGAAACAAGAAGAAACATGGAGATAGAGAGGTCTGTCATGCAGAAGCTGAACCTGGGTTGCTCGTCTCCCGTTGGCATAATAAGCAAGACAGTAGATGACTATAATTTTGTTCTCTCCAGATTCTACTCAATGGATCTCATCAATCATGTTGACTTCAGGGGCGTAATTACGAGTAACGCCGATCTGGATGCGTATCTGGATTCAATCAAGAATGAGATCCCCAAAAATTTTGGCTACGGCGTGCTTGGAGTATGA
- the rps4_1 gene encoding 30S ribosomal protein S4: MGDPKFPHKKYSAPRHPWEKTRIDEEKEVVNKYGLKNKRELWRTQSILESFRAQARYLQAKIRYNDEKALNQFQLMIRRLNRFSILGNNASLDDVLSLNVESILERRFQTLVVKKNLARSPKQARQLITHGHIFLNGRRVTIPGILVEGTEEESIGYSVGSPLLDELHPIRQSILGNEVHEEQPEQEAPPAEKEAEVEESEKQ; encoded by the coding sequence ATGGGTGATCCTAAATTTCCGCATAAGAAGTATTCCGCCCCCAGACATCCATGGGAAAAGACAAGGATAGACGAGGAGAAGGAAGTCGTAAACAAGTATGGGTTAAAGAACAAGAGGGAGCTCTGGAGAACGCAGTCGATCCTTGAATCATTCAGGGCCCAGGCACGATATCTTCAGGCTAAAATAAGGTATAATGATGAAAAGGCGCTGAACCAGTTCCAACTGATGATAAGGAGACTTAACAGATTCAGTATACTGGGCAACAACGCTTCTCTTGACGATGTACTTTCACTTAACGTCGAAAGCATTCTTGAACGCAGATTCCAGACGCTTGTGGTCAAGAAGAACCTTGCCAGAAGCCCTAAACAGGCAAGGCAACTCATTACGCATGGTCACATTTTCCTGAACGGAAGGCGCGTCACGATTCCAGGAATCCTTGTCGAGGGAACAGAGGAAGAATCCATCGGGTATTCAGTAGGTTCACCCCTTCTTGATGAACTGCACCCCATAAGGCAGAGCATACTGGGTAATGAGGTGCATGAAGAACAGCCTGAACAGGAAGCTCCTCCTGCAGAGAAGGAAGCTGAAGTAGAGGAAAGTGAAAAACAATGA
- the taw2_2 gene encoding Alpha-amino-alpha-carboxypropyl transferase Taw2, with product MVDYILVDTEQADQAIRSLRKRNLLRTDSKIISRGSRVGIPVKEIPLEMKDKAFRSEIIPRHISRSPYEIVMDYATANGIPEEIVPDKWIRYGDSIVLNLTGEESTQRKIAESYARSVGVSSVYRVDGKIKGIIREPTLTLVFGPGGPIAHLENGIKFVFDPSMIMFSPGNVNERVSMKGFNAAGKRVLDMFAGIGYFSLPLAKYQNPSVIKCCEINPVSADYLRKSAVANKLLEKISIFNGDSRLLKSDSLYDIILMGNFSSTAFIVKALSLINNGGLIVMHHLVSKERLKTVHADMIRRISRLSFSAKLVDTHIVKSVGPNYYHVSTTFSIDRLQ from the coding sequence ATGGTTGATTATATACTAGTGGATACTGAGCAGGCAGATCAGGCAATCCGATCTCTGCGCAAGCGTAATCTGCTGAGGACCGATTCTAAAATCATCAGTAGAGGAAGTAGGGTTGGCATACCAGTCAAGGAGATTCCGCTTGAGATGAAGGATAAAGCTTTCAGGTCCGAAATTATCCCACGGCATATCAGCAGGTCTCCATATGAAATTGTAATGGATTACGCAACTGCCAATGGAATTCCAGAGGAAATTGTGCCCGATAAATGGATCCGGTATGGGGATTCCATAGTGTTAAACTTGACCGGCGAAGAATCTACACAGAGAAAAATAGCAGAATCATACGCAAGATCCGTTGGAGTCTCCTCTGTATATAGGGTAGATGGAAAGATAAAGGGAATTATCCGCGAACCAACACTCACCTTAGTTTTTGGTCCAGGTGGACCCATAGCGCACCTGGAAAACGGCATAAAGTTTGTGTTTGATCCATCAATGATAATGTTTTCTCCCGGCAACGTAAATGAGAGGGTTTCAATGAAAGGGTTCAATGCTGCCGGCAAGAGGGTGCTGGATATGTTTGCTGGCATTGGCTATTTCTCTCTTCCTCTGGCTAAATACCAGAATCCGTCTGTCATAAAATGCTGTGAGATAAACCCGGTATCGGCGGATTACCTACGCAAAAGTGCTGTAGCAAACAAACTTTTGGAAAAAATAAGCATTTTTAACGGCGATTCACGCCTGCTAAAATCAGATTCACTTTACGATATCATACTCATGGGCAATTTTTCTTCTACTGCCTTCATCGTAAAAGCACTCAGCCTGATAAATAATGGCGGCCTGATTGTGATGCATCATCTGGTCTCCAAAGAGCGATTAAAAACAGTGCACGCTGACATGATCAGGCGAATCTCAAGGCTTTCTTTTTCAGCAAAATTGGTAGATACTCACATCGTTAAATCAGTGGGACCAAATTATTACCATGTCAGCACAACTTTCAGTATAGATAGGCTTCAGTAA
- a CDS encoding Transposase, whose amino-acid sequence MEIRNSEKEYHHIPHLVYSCQYHVIFCPKYRRRVLKDGIDTRLRELILEKQDEYEYRVLEMEIMPDHVHLLIDVNPKLGVYYVVNRIKGYSSSVLRNEFPSLKRKLPTLWTHSKFISSVGAVTLEAVRKYIEEQKHV is encoded by the coding sequence ATGGAGATAAGAAACAGTGAAAAAGAATATCATCACATACCACATTTGGTGTACAGTTGCCAGTATCATGTGATATTCTGCCCTAAATACAGGAGGCGTGTGCTGAAAGACGGAATAGATACACGCTTGAGGGAGTTAATCCTGGAAAAACAGGATGAATATGAGTACAGGGTGCTTGAGATGGAGATCATGCCGGATCATGTGCATCTTCTCATTGATGTAAACCCCAAACTCGGCGTGTATTATGTTGTCAACCGGATCAAGGGCTACAGTTCTTCTGTCCTCAGGAATGAGTTTCCCTCGTTGAAACGGAAGCTCCCGACGCTGTGGACGCACTCAAAGTTCATTTCCTCTGTCGGTGCTGTAACCCTTGAAGCTGTCAGGAAGTACATAGAGGAGCAAAAACACGTATGA
- a CDS encoding arsenical resistance protein ArsH → MDNKKIVITGFGGSLRRESLNKTLLHDAVNYMPEGSRLDIVDISGVPLYNQDLEGTENENVTRIREAIRNSHGFLVVSPEYNFSIPGYLKNVIDVVSRPSHLNPFV, encoded by the coding sequence ATGGATAATAAAAAGATAGTAATTACTGGTTTTGGAGGCAGTCTTAGAAGAGAATCGCTTAACAAAACTCTGCTTCACGATGCCGTAAATTATATGCCAGAAGGTTCGCGCCTTGATATAGTTGACATTTCTGGCGTACCTCTATATAACCAGGATCTCGAAGGCACAGAAAATGAAAACGTAACCCGTATCAGGGAGGCGATCCGGAACTCTCATGGTTTTCTTGTGGTTTCACCGGAGTACAACTTTTCCATACCCGGCTACCTGAAGAACGTTATCGATGTAGTGTCGAGACCATCACATCTCAATCCATTTGTCTGA